A window of the Hypomesus transpacificus isolate Combined female chromosome 8, fHypTra1, whole genome shotgun sequence genome harbors these coding sequences:
- the klhl15 gene encoding kelch-like protein 15 isoform X2 encodes MPVANQRCVMSGGDVEVYLSQVHDGSVSSGFRALYEERLLLDVTLLIEEHHFQAHKALLATQSDYFRVMFTADMRERDQDKIHMKGLTAAGFGHVLRFMYYGSLELSMPTVQEILQAAMYVQLTEAVEFCCSFLLAKICLENCAEVMRLLEDFSVGVEGVQEQLDNFLLENFVPLMSRPDFLSYLSLERLQAYLDSDALSRFPEIELYEAVQAWLRHDRRRWRHTDTIVQSLRFCLMTPANVFEKVKTSEFYRYSRQLRQDVDQALSYFHDVNEQPLVETRSNRIRSVRPQTAVFRGMIGHSMVNSKILLLHRPKVWWELEGPQVPLRPDCLAIVNNFAFLLGGEELGPDGEFHASSKVYRYDPRQNSWLRMADMSVPRSEFAVGVIGKFIYAVAGRTRDETFYSTERYDITEDRWEFVDPYPVNKYGHEGTVLNGKLYITGGITSSSTSKQVCVFDPGREGGGGEGVCGGGAGAADTHRTRAGRSPLLPSTHTNCWENKSKMNYARCFHKMISHNGKLYVFGGVCVILRASFESQGCPSTEVYDPETDEWTILASMPIGRSGHGVAVLDRQIMVLGGLCYNGHYSDSILTFDPEENKWKEDEYPRMPCKLDGLQVCSLHFPEYVLEHVRRCS; translated from the exons ATGCCCGTGGCCAATCAGAG gtgtgTGATGTCGGGGGGGGACGTGGAGGTGTACCTGTCCCAGGTGCATGATGGGAGTGTGTCCTCAGGTTTCAGGGCGCTCTATGAAGAGCGTCTCCTATTGGACGTAACGCTGCTGATTGAAGAACATCACTTCCAG GCCCACAAAGCCCTTCTGGCGACCCAGAGTGACTACTTCCGAGTGATGTTCACAGCGGACATGCGTGAAAGAGACCAAGACAAGATCCACATGAAGGGCTTGACGGCAGCAGGGTTTGGCCATGTGCTGAGATTCATGTACTACGGGTCTCTGGAGCTCAGCATGCCCACCGTCCAGGAGATACTGCAg gCAGCCATGTACGTGCAGCTGACGGAGGCGGTGGAGTTCTGCTGCTCCTTCCTGCTGGCCAAGATCTGCCTGGAGAACTGTGCCGAGGTCATGCGCCTCCTGGAGGACTTCAGCGTGGGAGTGGAGGGAGTCCAGGAGCAGCTCGACAACTTCCTGCTGGAGAACTTTGTCCCTCTGATGAGCAGACCCGACTTCCTGTCCTACCTCAGCCTGGAGAGACTGCAG GCGTACTTAGACAGTGACGCTCTGAGTCGCTTCCCGGAGATCGAGCTGTATGAGGCCGTGCAAGCCTGGCTCCGACACGACCGGCGGCGCTGGAGACACACGGACACCATCGTCCAATCCCTCCGCTTCTGTCTCATGACCCCGGCCAACGTCTTCGAGAAG GTGAAGACCTCAGAGTTTTACCGTTACTCGCGGCAACTGCGACAGGACGTGGACCAGGCGCTGAGCTACTTCCACGACGTCAACGAGCAGCCTCTGGTGGAGACGCGCTCCAACCGCATCCGCTCGGTGCGACCGCAGACCGCCGTGTTCAGGGGCATGATCGGACACAGCATGGTGAACAGCAAGATCCTGCTCCTGCACAGGCCCAAG GTGTGGTGGGAGCTGGAGGGACCCCAGGTGCCTCTAAGGCCAGACTGCCTGGCCATCGTCAACAACTTTGCCTTCCTGCTCGGAGGGGAGGAGTTGGGCCCGGACGGGGAGTTCCACGCTTCCTCCAAAGTGTACCGCTACGACCCCCGTCAGAACTCCTGGCTCCGCATGGCGGACATGTCCGTGCCCAG ATCGGAGTTTGCCGTTGGTGTCATTGGCAAGTTCATCTACGCCGTCGCGGGTCGCACGCGCGACGAGACCTTCTATTCCACGGAGCGCTACGACATCACGGAGGACCGCTGGGAGTTTGTGGACCCGTACCCCGTCAACAAGTACGGCCACGAGGGAACGGTGCTCAACGGCAAGCTGTACATCACCGGCggcatcacctcctcctccacctccaagcAGGTGTGCGTGTTCGACCCCGGCCGGGAGGGGGGCGGCGGGGAGGGGGTGTGCGGGGGCGGAGCTGGggccgcagacacacacaggacacgggCGGGCcgcagccccctcctccccagcacacacaccaactgctGGGAGAACAAGTCCAAGATGAACTACGCCCGCTGCTTTCACAAGATGATCTCCCACAATGGGAAGCTGTATGTGTTTGGAGGTGTGTGCGTGATCCTGAGGGCTTCCTTCGAGTCCCAAGGGTGCCCGTCCACCGAGGTGTACGACCCAGAGACAGACGAGTGGACCATCCTGGCGTCCATGCCCATAGGGCGCAGCGGCCACGGGGTGGCCGTGCTGGACAGGCAGATCATGGTACTGGGGGGGCTGTGTTACAACGGCCACTACAGTGACTCCATCCTCACCTTCGACCCGGAAGAGAACAAGTGGAAAGAGGACGAGTATCCCAGGATGCCTTGCAAACTGGACGGGTTGCAGGTGTGCAGTCTGCACTTTCCTGAGTACGTGCTGGAGCACGTCAGACGATGCAGCTGA
- the klhl15 gene encoding kelch-like protein 15 isoform X1 yields the protein MSEGPRAAWSKRGCGDSHRRDQGKHKQRKCEHSLTVFSVKPETVHPGPKRCVMSGGDVEVYLSQVHDGSVSSGFRALYEERLLLDVTLLIEEHHFQAHKALLATQSDYFRVMFTADMRERDQDKIHMKGLTAAGFGHVLRFMYYGSLELSMPTVQEILQAAMYVQLTEAVEFCCSFLLAKICLENCAEVMRLLEDFSVGVEGVQEQLDNFLLENFVPLMSRPDFLSYLSLERLQAYLDSDALSRFPEIELYEAVQAWLRHDRRRWRHTDTIVQSLRFCLMTPANVFEKVKTSEFYRYSRQLRQDVDQALSYFHDVNEQPLVETRSNRIRSVRPQTAVFRGMIGHSMVNSKILLLHRPKVWWELEGPQVPLRPDCLAIVNNFAFLLGGEELGPDGEFHASSKVYRYDPRQNSWLRMADMSVPRSEFAVGVIGKFIYAVAGRTRDETFYSTERYDITEDRWEFVDPYPVNKYGHEGTVLNGKLYITGGITSSSTSKQVCVFDPGREGGGGEGVCGGGAGAADTHRTRAGRSPLLPSTHTNCWENKSKMNYARCFHKMISHNGKLYVFGGVCVILRASFESQGCPSTEVYDPETDEWTILASMPIGRSGHGVAVLDRQIMVLGGLCYNGHYSDSILTFDPEENKWKEDEYPRMPCKLDGLQVCSLHFPEYVLEHVRRCS from the exons ATGTCCGAAGGACCCAGAGCTGCTTGGTCGAAGAGGGGTTGTGGGGACTCGCATCGCCGAG ATCAAGGTAAACATAAGCAGAGGAAATGTGAGCATTCCCTCACCGTGTTCTCTGTGAAGCCCGAGACTGTCCACCCGGGCCCAAAAAG gtgtgTGATGTCGGGGGGGGACGTGGAGGTGTACCTGTCCCAGGTGCATGATGGGAGTGTGTCCTCAGGTTTCAGGGCGCTCTATGAAGAGCGTCTCCTATTGGACGTAACGCTGCTGATTGAAGAACATCACTTCCAG GCCCACAAAGCCCTTCTGGCGACCCAGAGTGACTACTTCCGAGTGATGTTCACAGCGGACATGCGTGAAAGAGACCAAGACAAGATCCACATGAAGGGCTTGACGGCAGCAGGGTTTGGCCATGTGCTGAGATTCATGTACTACGGGTCTCTGGAGCTCAGCATGCCCACCGTCCAGGAGATACTGCAg gCAGCCATGTACGTGCAGCTGACGGAGGCGGTGGAGTTCTGCTGCTCCTTCCTGCTGGCCAAGATCTGCCTGGAGAACTGTGCCGAGGTCATGCGCCTCCTGGAGGACTTCAGCGTGGGAGTGGAGGGAGTCCAGGAGCAGCTCGACAACTTCCTGCTGGAGAACTTTGTCCCTCTGATGAGCAGACCCGACTTCCTGTCCTACCTCAGCCTGGAGAGACTGCAG GCGTACTTAGACAGTGACGCTCTGAGTCGCTTCCCGGAGATCGAGCTGTATGAGGCCGTGCAAGCCTGGCTCCGACACGACCGGCGGCGCTGGAGACACACGGACACCATCGTCCAATCCCTCCGCTTCTGTCTCATGACCCCGGCCAACGTCTTCGAGAAG GTGAAGACCTCAGAGTTTTACCGTTACTCGCGGCAACTGCGACAGGACGTGGACCAGGCGCTGAGCTACTTCCACGACGTCAACGAGCAGCCTCTGGTGGAGACGCGCTCCAACCGCATCCGCTCGGTGCGACCGCAGACCGCCGTGTTCAGGGGCATGATCGGACACAGCATGGTGAACAGCAAGATCCTGCTCCTGCACAGGCCCAAG GTGTGGTGGGAGCTGGAGGGACCCCAGGTGCCTCTAAGGCCAGACTGCCTGGCCATCGTCAACAACTTTGCCTTCCTGCTCGGAGGGGAGGAGTTGGGCCCGGACGGGGAGTTCCACGCTTCCTCCAAAGTGTACCGCTACGACCCCCGTCAGAACTCCTGGCTCCGCATGGCGGACATGTCCGTGCCCAG ATCGGAGTTTGCCGTTGGTGTCATTGGCAAGTTCATCTACGCCGTCGCGGGTCGCACGCGCGACGAGACCTTCTATTCCACGGAGCGCTACGACATCACGGAGGACCGCTGGGAGTTTGTGGACCCGTACCCCGTCAACAAGTACGGCCACGAGGGAACGGTGCTCAACGGCAAGCTGTACATCACCGGCggcatcacctcctcctccacctccaagcAGGTGTGCGTGTTCGACCCCGGCCGGGAGGGGGGCGGCGGGGAGGGGGTGTGCGGGGGCGGAGCTGGggccgcagacacacacaggacacgggCGGGCcgcagccccctcctccccagcacacacaccaactgctGGGAGAACAAGTCCAAGATGAACTACGCCCGCTGCTTTCACAAGATGATCTCCCACAATGGGAAGCTGTATGTGTTTGGAGGTGTGTGCGTGATCCTGAGGGCTTCCTTCGAGTCCCAAGGGTGCCCGTCCACCGAGGTGTACGACCCAGAGACAGACGAGTGGACCATCCTGGCGTCCATGCCCATAGGGCGCAGCGGCCACGGGGTGGCCGTGCTGGACAGGCAGATCATGGTACTGGGGGGGCTGTGTTACAACGGCCACTACAGTGACTCCATCCTCACCTTCGACCCGGAAGAGAACAAGTGGAAAGAGGACGAGTATCCCAGGATGCCTTGCAAACTGGACGGGTTGCAGGTGTGCAGTCTGCACTTTCCTGAGTACGTGCTGGAGCACGTCAGACGATGCAGCTGA
- the klhl15 gene encoding kelch-like protein 15 isoform X3 — MSGGDVEVYLSQVHDGSVSSGFRALYEERLLLDVTLLIEEHHFQAHKALLATQSDYFRVMFTADMRERDQDKIHMKGLTAAGFGHVLRFMYYGSLELSMPTVQEILQAAMYVQLTEAVEFCCSFLLAKICLENCAEVMRLLEDFSVGVEGVQEQLDNFLLENFVPLMSRPDFLSYLSLERLQAYLDSDALSRFPEIELYEAVQAWLRHDRRRWRHTDTIVQSLRFCLMTPANVFEKVKTSEFYRYSRQLRQDVDQALSYFHDVNEQPLVETRSNRIRSVRPQTAVFRGMIGHSMVNSKILLLHRPKVWWELEGPQVPLRPDCLAIVNNFAFLLGGEELGPDGEFHASSKVYRYDPRQNSWLRMADMSVPRSEFAVGVIGKFIYAVAGRTRDETFYSTERYDITEDRWEFVDPYPVNKYGHEGTVLNGKLYITGGITSSSTSKQVCVFDPGREGGGGEGVCGGGAGAADTHRTRAGRSPLLPSTHTNCWENKSKMNYARCFHKMISHNGKLYVFGGVCVILRASFESQGCPSTEVYDPETDEWTILASMPIGRSGHGVAVLDRQIMVLGGLCYNGHYSDSILTFDPEENKWKEDEYPRMPCKLDGLQVCSLHFPEYVLEHVRRCS; from the exons ATGTCGGGGGGGGACGTGGAGGTGTACCTGTCCCAGGTGCATGATGGGAGTGTGTCCTCAGGTTTCAGGGCGCTCTATGAAGAGCGTCTCCTATTGGACGTAACGCTGCTGATTGAAGAACATCACTTCCAG GCCCACAAAGCCCTTCTGGCGACCCAGAGTGACTACTTCCGAGTGATGTTCACAGCGGACATGCGTGAAAGAGACCAAGACAAGATCCACATGAAGGGCTTGACGGCAGCAGGGTTTGGCCATGTGCTGAGATTCATGTACTACGGGTCTCTGGAGCTCAGCATGCCCACCGTCCAGGAGATACTGCAg gCAGCCATGTACGTGCAGCTGACGGAGGCGGTGGAGTTCTGCTGCTCCTTCCTGCTGGCCAAGATCTGCCTGGAGAACTGTGCCGAGGTCATGCGCCTCCTGGAGGACTTCAGCGTGGGAGTGGAGGGAGTCCAGGAGCAGCTCGACAACTTCCTGCTGGAGAACTTTGTCCCTCTGATGAGCAGACCCGACTTCCTGTCCTACCTCAGCCTGGAGAGACTGCAG GCGTACTTAGACAGTGACGCTCTGAGTCGCTTCCCGGAGATCGAGCTGTATGAGGCCGTGCAAGCCTGGCTCCGACACGACCGGCGGCGCTGGAGACACACGGACACCATCGTCCAATCCCTCCGCTTCTGTCTCATGACCCCGGCCAACGTCTTCGAGAAG GTGAAGACCTCAGAGTTTTACCGTTACTCGCGGCAACTGCGACAGGACGTGGACCAGGCGCTGAGCTACTTCCACGACGTCAACGAGCAGCCTCTGGTGGAGACGCGCTCCAACCGCATCCGCTCGGTGCGACCGCAGACCGCCGTGTTCAGGGGCATGATCGGACACAGCATGGTGAACAGCAAGATCCTGCTCCTGCACAGGCCCAAG GTGTGGTGGGAGCTGGAGGGACCCCAGGTGCCTCTAAGGCCAGACTGCCTGGCCATCGTCAACAACTTTGCCTTCCTGCTCGGAGGGGAGGAGTTGGGCCCGGACGGGGAGTTCCACGCTTCCTCCAAAGTGTACCGCTACGACCCCCGTCAGAACTCCTGGCTCCGCATGGCGGACATGTCCGTGCCCAG ATCGGAGTTTGCCGTTGGTGTCATTGGCAAGTTCATCTACGCCGTCGCGGGTCGCACGCGCGACGAGACCTTCTATTCCACGGAGCGCTACGACATCACGGAGGACCGCTGGGAGTTTGTGGACCCGTACCCCGTCAACAAGTACGGCCACGAGGGAACGGTGCTCAACGGCAAGCTGTACATCACCGGCggcatcacctcctcctccacctccaagcAGGTGTGCGTGTTCGACCCCGGCCGGGAGGGGGGCGGCGGGGAGGGGGTGTGCGGGGGCGGAGCTGGggccgcagacacacacaggacacgggCGGGCcgcagccccctcctccccagcacacacaccaactgctGGGAGAACAAGTCCAAGATGAACTACGCCCGCTGCTTTCACAAGATGATCTCCCACAATGGGAAGCTGTATGTGTTTGGAGGTGTGTGCGTGATCCTGAGGGCTTCCTTCGAGTCCCAAGGGTGCCCGTCCACCGAGGTGTACGACCCAGAGACAGACGAGTGGACCATCCTGGCGTCCATGCCCATAGGGCGCAGCGGCCACGGGGTGGCCGTGCTGGACAGGCAGATCATGGTACTGGGGGGGCTGTGTTACAACGGCCACTACAGTGACTCCATCCTCACCTTCGACCCGGAAGAGAACAAGTGGAAAGAGGACGAGTATCCCAGGATGCCTTGCAAACTGGACGGGTTGCAGGTGTGCAGTCTGCACTTTCCTGAGTACGTGCTGGAGCACGTCAGACGATGCAGCTGA